In one window of Ovis aries strain OAR_USU_Benz2616 breed Rambouillet chromosome 3, ARS-UI_Ramb_v3.0, whole genome shotgun sequence DNA:
- the LOC101115698 gene encoding olfactory receptor 1L4-like, with product MDMKNYSSSISGFILLGISSNPQMQKPLFAVFLVMYLITLVGNGLIILAIHSDSRLHTPMYFFLSNLSFMDICFTTVIVPNMLVNLLSETKFISYVGCLVQMYFFMALGNTDSYLLASMAIDRLVAICNPFHYGVVMSPRRCLLLLLGSCTISHLHSMMYVLLMSRLSFCASHVIKHFFCDTQPVLKLSCSDTTINQMVVMTETLAVIATPFLCILFSYLRIIITVLKIPSVAGKWKAFSTCGSHLTVVVFFYGSVIYVYFRPLSMYSVVKDRVATVIYTIVTPMLNPFIYSLRNKDMKRGLRKLRGRIQS from the coding sequence ATGGATATGAAGAACTacagcagcagcatctcaggCTTTATCCTCCTGGGCATCTCTTCCAACCCCCAGATGCAGAAACCCCTCTTTGCTGTCTTCCTCGTCATGTACCTGATCACCCTGGTGGGGAATGGACTCATCATCCTGGCCATCCACTCTGACTCCCGGCTCCACACCCCTATGTACTTTTTCCTCAGCAACCTGTCCTTCATGGATATCTGCTTCACAACAGTCATCGTGCCCAACATGCTGGTGAACTTACTCTCAGAGACAAAATTCATCTCCTATGTGGGCTGTCTAGTCCAGATGTACTTCTTCATGGCCTTGGGGAACACCGACAGCTACCTGCTGGCCTCGATGGCCATAGACCGGCTGGTAGCCATCTGCAACCCCTTCCATTATGGTGTGGTCATGAGCCCACGGCGTTGCCTCCTCCTGTTGCTGGGTTCATGCACCATCTCTCACCTGCACTCTATGATGTATGTGTTACTCATGTCCCGCCTGTCTTTCTGTGCCTCCCATGTCATCAAGCACTTCTTTTGTGATACCCAGCCGGTGCTCAAGCTCTCCTGCTCTGACACGACTATCAACCAGATGGTGGTCATGACCGAGACCCTGGCTGTCATTGCCACCCCTTTCCTGTGCATTCTCTTCTCCTACCTGAGAATCATCATCACTGTGCTCAAAATCCCCTCTGTGGCTGGGAAGTGgaaggccttctccacctgtggctCCCACCTCACTGTGGTGGTTTTCTTCTATGGGAGTGTCATCTATGTGTATTTTAGGCCACTGTCCATGTACTCAGTGGTGAAGGACCGGGTAGCCACAGTTATATACACAATAGTGACACCCATGTTGAACCCTTTCATCTACAGCTTGAGGAACAAAGATATGAAGAGGGGTCTGAGGAAATTAAGGGGCAGAATTCAGTCATAG